The window GGACATGCGCGGCGGCAGTGTTGTGGGCTCTCTGGCGCACTCGCAACAAGTTTACTGTTGAGGGTGTTTTTCCTTCTCACCCCGCTGACGTGGTTTATAAATGCATCATTTTCTTACAGCAGTGGGCTCCGCTGGAAAGACATGAGGACGCTGATCTACATCGCCACGCGGTCGTCCGCCTCCGCTCCGTCTACTCGTTGGCCAGAGATCCGTcgcccgacgccgctgctacctaggGAGGGGCAGCCCTTTTTGGAAGTGTTTCCATTTGAGCCTGCCTGCTCTTTTGTTGGCTCCTTTAGCCTTATAACGCACCTTATCTTTGGGGCCGATTCTCGCTTGGTGTGGTTCGTGTTGTTCAAACTATGTTCTAATCTTTAGTATGCTGCTATGTTGTgtgttttattaatttaaagccggacgtctctggcgtcttcgttctaaaaaaaagatACGAGATCAAATCACCATTTTGAAGAGCAAGGCGACGAAGAAAGTTGGACACCCATCCCACATCCAGGAAGGCCTTGGTTTTCACTTTCAGTGTAACTTTGTTGAACTCAGAGGAGACCGGTCAACCCTCGGCCCCAACGAATCGCGTCGCCTCTCCCTTGAAGTGTTGTTAGTTGTGGTGCTCTCTCTTTCACATACACACACAAAATTGACGGAATCAACACCTTGCTGTCATGATGTGGTTCCCCGTTGACACACACATGTAACAGGTAGCATCGCATCATCTCATTCCCATCAACGCTGAGTTTCTAGAAGCAAAAAAGAACAATGAGTTTCTAGAAGCAAAAAAGGACAATCATACAATTATCCACTTGCATGTTTAACGTCATCCCTCCTGTCATCATCAGTGTCAAACAAACAATGTTATAGTACGGGTGAGATGACGAACCAATTGACCAACCTAAGAATTCAGATTTGAGCACCACGGCGGCATATACTCTGCAATAATGAGCTAAACTAAAAAATGCGTGGGGAGCTAAACTAAGTATAACTAACTAACGAGACATCTTAATTAATTAATCCAACATTTGAGATCAGAATCAGAATCTTCCAGCCGTTTTCCAGATCAGAATCTTCCAAGCAAACCCCAGAGCCGTCAGCCTCAACAGGCATTTGTTTACTGATCGACCAGGCCTCCGTTTGACCTGGAATCGTCTGTCTAGCTCGTGTTATTGTTTGTTTTCGCATCTTCCTGTCCATTTCCATCCATGAACCTGTAGGTACTACGTAGTCTACACGCACTCAGACTGGCGGCATCGTCAGCTCGCTCGCCCACTGCGTTGGCGTCGCAACATATAAAGCTCGGGCGAGACGAGGAGGAGGTCAGACGTGCAGTGCAGAGCTGTATTAGACAAGCAACAAGAAGCAACCGAGACTCACTCGATCCTGTCGAGATCGTTCGTTCAATCAGCTTGGATTGATTTCATGGCGCGCGGGAAGGTGGCCGAGTGGATACGGAAGCGTACGACGCCGAGGAAGTCGGCGGCCAGGTGCTGGAGCAAGGAGAGCGGGGTGGCCAGGCGCCGGAGCAAGGAGATCGGGGCGTCCCAGCCGATACTGCCGAGCGAGGCGGAGACTAAGAGCTGGAGCAGCTCCAGCGGGGCGCCTAGCGGGAGTGGGAACGATACCAGTACTGGTGGCGGCGCGCCACCAGCGCACTCGAAGTCCCGGGCCAGCGCCTTCTTGTTGGCCATTTTGCGGTGGCGGTCGCGCGTGAACGCGCTGGCCGTCCTGTGGGAGCAGGTGGTGTACCACCTGATGTGGCTGGTGGAGTCCGTGGTGGTGGTGGGAAGGCTCTGCTTCTTCCTCATGCGCTTCGGCTTCAAGCAGCTCTGAGTCCATTTCTCCCCTTCCCGCCATGGCGTTGAGGGTGGAGGAGCAGGTTGCGTCGACTATTTTTCCCttcatttttctttcttttgtGCCTAAAGTTGTTTTTCCGAGGCGTTCGATCCCTAAAGTTGTAAATGCCCTTCAGCCCTACTCCTGTGTATAAAGATATTTCTTCATTGGTTCACTACCGGAAAACTGTCTTACCCCGACGGCCAGAACTATGCCTACGGCAGCCGTTGGCCTACCTCGAGCTATGCCGACAGCCTAGTCCTGGCCGTCGGCTTATCCTGGCCGCGGGCTACACCGATCTACGCCGACGGCAGCTATCGGCACAGAACGACCGTCGACCTAGATGCAGACACGTAGACATCAGCCGCCGGCATACGTGTGGGTCCGGAGACCCCGGCCGTGACCAGCGGCTAAGGTCGTCGAACCTATGCCGACGGTCGGgacgggcggccgtcggcatatcttcGCATGCCATATCACCGATCCTCGGCGTAGATATGCCGACGACAGCGGTCGGCATAGgcgccacgtca is drawn from Triticum dicoccoides isolate Atlit2015 ecotype Zavitan chromosome 6B, WEW_v2.0, whole genome shotgun sequence and contains these coding sequences:
- the LOC119320353 gene encoding uncharacterized protein LOC119320353: MARGKVAEWIRKRTTPRKSAARCWSKESGVARRRSKEIGASQPILPSEAETKSWSSSSGAPSGSGNDTSTGGGAPPAHSKSRASAFLLAILRWRSRVNALAVLWEQVVYHLMWLVESVVVVGRLCFFLMRFGFKQL